The Manihot esculenta cultivar AM560-2 chromosome 1, M.esculenta_v8, whole genome shotgun sequence genome has a window encoding:
- the LOC110606505 gene encoding aspartic proteinase Asp1 isoform X1, producing MVGFSMIALLVLLGLILGSSAASCDDRQKMWTKAMLSGEMMSSMMLNRAGSIVFPLHGNVYPAGYYNVTLNIGQPSKPYFLDIDTGSDLTWLQCDAPCRRCTEAPHPLYKPSNNLVTCKDPLCASLQPPGDHQCQDTEQCDYVVEYADGGSSLGVLVKDVFLLNFTNGKRLNPLLAFGCGYDQLPGRSHHPLDGILGLGRGISSIPSQLSSQGLVQNVIGHCLSGRGGGFLFFGEDTYDSSRITWTPMSSDLCKYYSPGFAELLFDGKSTGIRNLRTVFDSGSSYTYLNSQAYQGLLFSLKKELSGMPLVETADQTLPLCWKGKKPFKSIQDVKKFFKTFTLSFRSNGKTKTKFDFTPEAYLIISSKGNACLGILNGSEVGLRDLNVIGDISMQDRLVIYNNEKQVIGWASANCDQLPKSKSNFIW from the exons ATGGTAGGTTTTTCCATGATTGCGTTGTTGGTCCTGCTAGGTCTCATTTTGGGGTCTTCAGCTGCTTCTTGTGATGACAGGCAGAAAATGTGGACAAAGGCAATGCTCTCAGGAGAAATGATGTCGTCAATGATGCTCAATAGAGCTGGATCCATTGTCTTTCCACTTCATGGGAATGTTTATCCTGCTGG ATATTATAATGTTACTCTAAATATAGGGCAACCATCAAAACCCTACTTTCTTGATATAGACACAGGAAGTGACCTCACATGGCTCCAGTGTGATGCTCCCTGTCGCCGATGCACTGAG GCACCTCATCCTCTTTATAAACCCAGTAATAACCTAGTGACTTGCAAGGATCCTCTCTGTGCATCTTTGCAGCCACCTGGTGACCACCAATGTCAAGACACAGAGCAGTGTGACTATGTGGTTGAGTATGCAGATGGTGGTTCATCCCTTGGTGTTCTTGTCAAGGATGTCTTTCTCCTCAACTTCACAAATGGAAAGCGGCTTAATCCTCTTCTTGCTTTTGG GTGTGGATATGATCAGCTTCCAGGTAGATCTCATCATCCCTTGGATGGAATACTCGGCCTTGGCAGGGGAATATCTAGCATCCCATCGCAGCTAAGTAGCCAAGGTTTGGTGCAAAATGTGATTGGCCACTGTTTAAGTGGGCGTGGTGGAGGATTTCTCTTCTTTGGTGAGGATACCTATGACTCTTCTCGAATAACTTGGACACCAATGTCAAGTGATCTTTG CAAATACTACTCACCTGGATTCGCAGAATTATTATTTGATGGGAAATCTACTGGGATAAGAAATTTACGTACAGTTTTTGACAGTGGGAGCTCTTATACTTACCTGAATTCACAGGCATATCAAGGATTATTATTTTCA TTGAAGAAAGAATTATCAGGAATGCCCTTAGTTGAAACAGCAGATCAAACACTACCACTTTGTTGGAAAGGGAAGAAACCTTTTAAAAGTATTCAGGATGTCAAGAAATTTTTCAAGACCTTTACACTGAGCTTCAGAAGCAATGGGAAGACTAAAACAAAGTTTGACTTCACCCCAGAAGCGTATCTGATCATATCA TCCAAGGGAAATGCTTGCTTGGGAATTCTAAATGGTTCAGAAGTGGGGCTGCGCGATCTAAATGTCATTGGAG ATATATCAATGCAAGACAGACTGGTGATTTACAACAATGAGAAGCAAGTGATTGGATGGGCCTCTGCAAACTGTGATCAGCTTCCCAAGTCCAAAAGCAATTTTATTTGGTAA
- the LOC110606505 gene encoding aspartic proteinase Asp1 isoform X2, with product MWTKAMLSGEMMSSMMLNRAGSIVFPLHGNVYPAGYYNVTLNIGQPSKPYFLDIDTGSDLTWLQCDAPCRRCTEAPHPLYKPSNNLVTCKDPLCASLQPPGDHQCQDTEQCDYVVEYADGGSSLGVLVKDVFLLNFTNGKRLNPLLAFGCGYDQLPGRSHHPLDGILGLGRGISSIPSQLSSQGLVQNVIGHCLSGRGGGFLFFGEDTYDSSRITWTPMSSDLCKYYSPGFAELLFDGKSTGIRNLRTVFDSGSSYTYLNSQAYQGLLFSLKKELSGMPLVETADQTLPLCWKGKKPFKSIQDVKKFFKTFTLSFRSNGKTKTKFDFTPEAYLIISSKGNACLGILNGSEVGLRDLNVIGDISMQDRLVIYNNEKQVIGWASANCDQLPKSKSNFIW from the exons ATGTGGACAAAGGCAATGCTCTCAGGAGAAATGATGTCGTCAATGATGCTCAATAGAGCTGGATCCATTGTCTTTCCACTTCATGGGAATGTTTATCCTGCTGG ATATTATAATGTTACTCTAAATATAGGGCAACCATCAAAACCCTACTTTCTTGATATAGACACAGGAAGTGACCTCACATGGCTCCAGTGTGATGCTCCCTGTCGCCGATGCACTGAG GCACCTCATCCTCTTTATAAACCCAGTAATAACCTAGTGACTTGCAAGGATCCTCTCTGTGCATCTTTGCAGCCACCTGGTGACCACCAATGTCAAGACACAGAGCAGTGTGACTATGTGGTTGAGTATGCAGATGGTGGTTCATCCCTTGGTGTTCTTGTCAAGGATGTCTTTCTCCTCAACTTCACAAATGGAAAGCGGCTTAATCCTCTTCTTGCTTTTGG GTGTGGATATGATCAGCTTCCAGGTAGATCTCATCATCCCTTGGATGGAATACTCGGCCTTGGCAGGGGAATATCTAGCATCCCATCGCAGCTAAGTAGCCAAGGTTTGGTGCAAAATGTGATTGGCCACTGTTTAAGTGGGCGTGGTGGAGGATTTCTCTTCTTTGGTGAGGATACCTATGACTCTTCTCGAATAACTTGGACACCAATGTCAAGTGATCTTTG CAAATACTACTCACCTGGATTCGCAGAATTATTATTTGATGGGAAATCTACTGGGATAAGAAATTTACGTACAGTTTTTGACAGTGGGAGCTCTTATACTTACCTGAATTCACAGGCATATCAAGGATTATTATTTTCA TTGAAGAAAGAATTATCAGGAATGCCCTTAGTTGAAACAGCAGATCAAACACTACCACTTTGTTGGAAAGGGAAGAAACCTTTTAAAAGTATTCAGGATGTCAAGAAATTTTTCAAGACCTTTACACTGAGCTTCAGAAGCAATGGGAAGACTAAAACAAAGTTTGACTTCACCCCAGAAGCGTATCTGATCATATCA TCCAAGGGAAATGCTTGCTTGGGAATTCTAAATGGTTCAGAAGTGGGGCTGCGCGATCTAAATGTCATTGGAG ATATATCAATGCAAGACAGACTGGTGATTTACAACAATGAGAAGCAAGTGATTGGATGGGCCTCTGCAAACTGTGATCAGCTTCCCAAGTCCAAAAGCAATTTTATTTGGTAA
- the LOC110608508 gene encoding 4-hydroxy-tetrahydrodipicolinate synthase, chloroplastic, whose translation MAALSGSSVCLRDSAYQLPLPVSNDCYKRRSAKWRSPQAAVIPNFHLPMRSFEVKNRTSSEDIKSLRLITAIKTPYLPDGRFDLEAYDALVNVQIVNGVEGVIVGGTTGEGQLMSWDEHIMLIGHTVNCFGGSIKVIGNTGSNSTREAIHATEQGFAVGMHAALHINPYYGKTSLEGLVSHFESVLPMGPTIIYNVPSRTGQDIPPRVINTIAQSPNLAGVKECMGNDRVEQYTEQGIVVWSGNDDQCHDARWNHGATGVISVTSNLVPGLMRKLMFEGKDPALNTKLMPLIEWLFQEPNPIALNTALAQLGVVRPVFRLPYVPLPLPKRVEFVNLVKSIGREKFVGEKDVLVLDDNDFILVGRY comes from the exons ATGGCTGCTTTGAGTGGCAGTAGTGTGTGCTTGAGGGATTCCGCTTACCAGCTTCCCCTTCCTGTCTCTAACGATTGCTACAAGAG GAGGAGTGCAAAATGGAGATCTCCTCAAGCTGCTGTAATACCCAATTTTCATCTCCCAATGCGCAGTTTTGAAGTTAAAAATAG GACATCATCAGAGGATATAAAATCCCTTAGATTGATAACAGCCATCAAAACCCCATATTTACCTGATGGTAGATTTGATCTGGAAGCATATGATGCCTTGGTCAATGTGCAGATTGTTAATGGTGTTGAAGGTGTGATTGTTGGTGGAACGACTGGTGAAGGTCAGTTGATGAGCTGGGATGAACACATAATGCTTATTGGCCACACAGTTAACTGTTTTGGTGGTTCAATCAAGGTGATTGGAAACACTGGAAGCAACTCTACAAGGGAAGCAATTCATGCCACAGAGCAAGGCTTTGCAGTTGGAATGCATGCTGCTCTTCACATCAATCCTTACTATGGTAAAACCTCCTTGGAGGGCCTGGTTTCTCACTTCGAAAGCGTGCTACCTATGGGACCCACTATTATTTACAATGTGCCTTCACGAACTGGCCAAGATATTCCTCCACGTGTGATAAACACTATAGCACAGAGTCCTAACTTGGCTGGTGTTAAGGAATGCATGGGTAATGATCGGGTGGAACAGTACACCGAGCAAGGAATTGTAGTGTGGAGTGGGAATGATGATCAATGCCATGATGCCAGGTGGAACCATGGGGCCACTGGAGTCATTTCTGTTACTAGCAACTTAGTCCCAGGGTTAATGAGAAAACTCATGTTTGAGGGGAAGGACCCTGCACTGAATACAAAACTAATGCCTCTCATAGAGTGGCTTTTCCAGGAGCCGAACCCCATTGCATTGAACACTGCTCTTGCACAGCTTGGAGTTGTGAGACCAGTTTTCAGGCTACCATATGTACCTCTTCCTCTGCCAAAGAGGGTAGAATTTGTGAATCTGGTCAAGTCAATCGGGCGGGAGAAATTTGTGGGAGAGAAAGATGTTCTGGTTCTCGATGACAATGACTTCATATTGGTAGGTCGGTATTAG
- the LOC110608687 gene encoding probable serine/threonine-protein kinase PIX13 yields the protein MGNCFGSPSQDANPSSSFTTTTTNPPTPGSSNYTTTMDFSATSSSAGKSQFSAAVSEANEEANPNGQILEAPHLKEFTFADLKSATKNFRPDTLLGEGGFGKVFKGWIDEKTFAPSRSAIGMVVAVKKLNSESVQGFQEWQSEVNFLGRLSHPNLVKLLGYCWEDKELLLVYEFMQKGSLENHLFRRNPAIEPLSWDLRLKIAIGAARGLAFLHTSDKKVIYRDFKASNILLDGNYNAKISDFGLAKLGPSAGDSHVTTRVMGTYGYAAPEYIATGHLYVKSDVYGFGVVLLEIMTGLRALDTKRPNGEQNLVEWLRPVLSLKRKLKNIMDIRIEGQYSSKAMLQAAQLTLKCLESDPKSRPSMKEVLEELEQIEAIKDKEKPKGTKSASGSSRSSTSHRSAHHRSPLHFRQRGK from the exons ATGGGCAATTGCTTTGGATCTCCCTCTCAGGATGCTAATCCTAGCTCCTCTTTCACCACCACTACTACCAATCCTCCAACTCCAG GTTCATCAAATTACACCACCACCATGGATTTTTCTGCCACGAGCAGTAGTGCAGGTAAAAGTCAATTCTCTGCTGCAGTAAGTGAAGCGAATGAAGAGGCAAATCCGAACGGTCAAATATTGGAAGCACCACACTTGAAGGAGTTCACCTTTGCTGATTTAAAGAGTGCTACGAAGAATTTCAGACCAGACACTTTGTTGGGTGAAGGTGGTTTTGGTAAAGTCTTCAAAGGATGGATAGATGAAAAAACTTTTGCTCCCTCCAGAAGTGCCATTGGTATGGTGGTTGCTGTCAAGAAACTAAATTCAGAAAGTGTCCAAGGGTTCCAAGAGTGGCAG TCAGAGGTGAACTTTCTAGGAAGGCTGTCACATCCCAACCTGGTTAAATTGTTGGGATACTGTTGGGAGGATAAAGAGCTACTCCTTGTGTATGAGTTCATGCAGAAGGGAAGCTTGGAGAATCATCTTTTCAGAA GGAATCCTGCCATTGAACCCTTGTCTTGGGACTTAAGGCTCAAGATAGCCATTGGAGCAGCTCGAGGTCTTGCATTTCTTCATACGTCAGATAAGAAGGTCATTTACAGAGATTTCAAGGCGTCAAATATACTGCTTGATGGG AATTACAATGCAAAAATATCAGATTTTGGCCTGGCAAAATTGGGGCCTTCAGCTGGTGACTCGCATGTGACAACCAGGGTTATGGGGACATATGGCTATGCTGCTCCAGAGTACATTGCAACAG GTCATTTATATGTGAAGAGTGATGTGTATGGCTTCGGCGTGGTGCTGCTTGAAATAATGACAGGCTTAAGGGCACTTGACACAAAGCGTCCAAATGGGGAGCAAAATTTGGTTGAGTGGTTGAGACCAGTTCTCTCACTGAAAAGGAAGTTAAAAAACATCATGGATATAAGAATAGAAGGTCAATACTCTTCCAAGGCAATGTTACAAGCTGCACAACTTACTTTAAAATGCCTAGAGTCAGATCCTAAAAGCCGTCCCTCCATGAAAGAAGTTCTGGAGGAATTGGAACAGATAGAGGCAATCAAGGACAAAGAGAAACCCAAGGGAACTAAAAGTGCTTCTGGTTCCTCCCGTTCTTCAACTTCGCACCGATCAGCTCATCATCGTTCCCCACTCCACTTCAGACAACGGGGCAAATAA